In Kiloniellales bacterium, the DNA window TCGTTATGCCCGGCGATCCGGAACCCAACCGCTACGGCCCGCCGCCGCCGCCCGGCATCGCGACCTGAGCCGCCGCGCCGGGGCGGGTTTGGCCCCGCTGGCTTTCCTTGGGGCTTTTGCAAGACCGATATAGCGGGGTGCTGCGCTGCCGCTAGCCGTCGGTGGCCGGCCGGGCGCCGGCCTCCTGCAGCACCGGGTCATGGGCCTGGCTCTCCAGAAAGCGCCGATAGGCTTCGGGATCGCTGCTGCCGCGGCGGTGGAAGAAGATCTGCTGGGCGAGCCGGCGGGTGACGCCGAGGCGCAGCGCGGCCTCGACCAGGAGGTTCGGCGGCGCCAGGTCCAGGGCGCGCCGTAGCCGGCGTTTGAGCCGGAAGCGGGGCAGTTCGGCGGCCAGCACGCGGCCGGGCTCGCCACCGCCGTCCAGCAGGTGGTCCGAGACGACCTGCGCCGCGCGCCGGCCGAAGCGGTAGGCGAGCTGGATGCCGCCGCCGGTCATGGGCGAGGCCAGCCCGGCGGCGTCGCCGACCAGCAGCGCGCCGGGACGCCAGAGGGGTCGGACCGGGCCGCCGGCCGGGATCACCCCGGCCCGGCGGGCCAGGGGCGTCCGGCCCTCCAGGCCGAAGCGCGGGCCGTGGCGGGCGAGGAAGCCGCCGAGGTCCGGCTTGCGGCCGGCGGTCGCCGCCAGGCCGACCTGGGTGATGCCGACCCCGGCGACGATCCAGGCGAGATAGCCCGGCGCCAGGCGGCTGTCGAGGAAGCAATGCAGGAACGCCGGGGCGACCGCCGGCGCCTCGGGGAGCTCGGCCTCGAGACCCGTGAGGAAGTGCCGGTTGCGGCCGAGCCCGAGCGTCTCCGCCACCCGGGAGCGGGCGCCGTCGGCGCCGATCAGGAAGCGGGTCTCGATCGGCGGCGCGGCCAGGCGCCAGCCGGCGCCGCAGGGCGCGGCGCCCTCGAAGCGCAGGTCGTAGAAGACCTCGGCCCCGGCACGCTGGGCCTCCGCGGCCAGCCAGCGCAGCAGGCCGGGGGTGTCGCTGGCCAGGAAGTAGTAGCCGGGCGCGAAGAGGTCGAGGTGGCGGCCCGAGGGCGCGTAGAGGCGCACGCCCCGGATCCGGCGGGTCAGGCGCGCCGGGATGTCGACCTCGTCGGCGGCCTCCTTGACCATGATCCCGGTCGTGTGGGGCCGCGCCCCGGCGTCCGGCTTGGCCTCCAGGACCGCGACCCGGAGGCCGCGCTGGGCGGCGACCCGGGCGCAGACCAGCCCGGCGAAGCCGCCGCCCACGATGGTCAGGTCGTAGCGCCGCATGGTCCCTCTCGCTCCTTGCCCCGGCCTTGCAGACCACAGCCTGCCGACACAAGCGGGCGGGACGGCGGTGAAGGCAGGCCGCTTTCATGGCGGGATTCGGGCGCCGCGCCGCTTTCAAAGTCCCGCGCGGCGGCGGTATACTGCCGCCCGAGCCCGACATGCCAATGCGCGACCCCTGGGGAGGTGGACCATGCCGTCAGAAGCCCATGCCAGAATCGAAAGCGGGGCGCCGGCCCTGACGGACCCGGATCTCTTCCGGGAGCTCTGCTACATCGACGGCCAGTGGGTCGGCGCCGAGTCCGGCGAGACCCAGGAGGTCAACAACCCGGCCAGCGGCGACGTCATGGGGACGGTGCCCAAGATGGGCGCCGAGGAGACCCGGCGCGCCATCGAGGCGGCCGAGCGCGCCTGGCCGGCCTGGCGGGCCAAGACCGCCAAGGAGCGCGCCGCGGTGCTGCGCCGCTGGTACGAGCTGATGACGGAGAACCAGGACGACCTGGCGGTCCTGATGACCATGGAGCAGGGCAAGCCGCTCGCCGAGGCCAAGGGCGAGATCGCCTACGGCGCCAGCTTCATCGAATGGTTCGCCGAGGAAGGCAAGCGGATCTACGGCGACACCATCCCCCAGCACCAGCCCGACAAGCGCATCGTGGTGATCAAGCAGCCGGTCGGCGTGGTCGCCACCATTACGCCGTGGAACTTCCCCAACGCCATGATCACCCGCAAGTGCGGCCCGGCCCTGGCGGCCGGCTGCCCGGTGGTGGTCAAGCCGGCCAGCCAGACGCCCTATTCGGCGCTGGCCCTGGCGGAGCTGGCCGAGCGGGCGGGCCTGCCCAAGGGCGTCCTCAACGTCGTCACCGGCTCGGCCTCGGCGATCGGCGAGGAGATGACCTCGAACCCGATCGTGCGCAAGCTCTCCTTCACCGGCTCCACCGAGATCGGCAAGCTCCTGATGCAGCAGAGCGCGGCCACGGTGAAGAAGGTCTCGATGGAGCTGGGCGGCAACGCGCCCTTCATCGTCTTCGACGACGCCGACCTGGACGCCGCGGTCGAGGGCGCCATCCTCTGCAAGTTCCGCAACACCGGCCAGACCTGCGTCTGCGCCAACCGTATCCTGGTCCAGGAGTCCGTTTACGACGCCTTCGCCGAGAAGCTGGCGGCGGCGGTCGCCAAGCTCAAGGTCGGCAACGGCCTGGAGGCCGGCATCAGCCAGGGCCCGCTGATCGACCTGGCGGCGCTCGAGAAGGTTGAGGAGCACGTCGCCGATGCCACGGAGAAGGGCGCCCGGGTGGTCTCGGGCGGACAGCGCCACGCCCTGGGCGGCACCTTCTACGAGCCGACCATCCTGGCCGAGGTTACGACCGAGATGAAGGTCACCAAAGAGGAGACCTTCGGCCCGGTGGCGCCGCTGTTCCGCTTCAAGACCGAGGAGGAGGCAGTCGCCATGGCCAACGACACCGAGTTCGGCCTGGCCGCCTACTTCTACGCCCGCGACCTGGGCCGGGTCTGGCGGGTCGGCGAGGCCCTGGAGAGCGGCATCGTCGGCATCAACACCGGCATCATCTCGACCGAGGTCGCGCCCTTCGGCGGGGTCAAGGAATCCGGCGTCGGCCGCGAGGGCTCCCACTACGGCATGGACGAGTTCCTGGAGGTCAAATACCTCTGCATGGGCGGGGTTTAGGAGCTCGGCTCCTCAGTACTGACCGTAGCCTGACTGCGTGCTCGAGGCTCTCCATTGGAGTCTCGACCGTACAACCGCGCGTGCACGCTTTCGGGTACCAGCCTGTCCGAGAGTCTCCCAAATGCGGCCGCCGCGCCGCGCAACCCGGATTTCTCGGTTCGATCCCAAGATGCCATTCCGTAGACCGAACTATTCGGTTCTACTGCGTGACAAATCCTGCACGTGCCAGCCCGAACTCACATCAAAATGGCGAACCGAGCATTCGTCGATCAGGTCCTCATAACCCGCGGGTAGGAATGAGCTTTGCCAATCCTGCCCAAATCGGGCCCTTACAGCGTCCAGATTCGTCCACATCGACACGAATACGACAACATTTTCACCGCCCTGGACGCATCGACCGAAAAAATGCCCTAAGTTGCCAGGCTTGTCTCGGACGACATCTGCCGATGTCGTAGCAAAATTCTCCAATAGCCTATCGGCACATCCCTGTTTGGTTCGAACCTCAAAAACCCGCAACAGCGGCCCATCCGTTGTCATGTCGTGCTCCGCGCAATCAGTGTCGGTGAGGCAGGCTTAGCACGCCGACGCACTTCACGCATTGGTCTGCCGGCGCGGCGTGCAAACGGCAGCTTGTGCCTAAAGCGGACCACCCAGCGGCCTCGCACGCTCGTCCGGTCTGGCACCGGCATCGGACGCTCTGAGTTCAAGTCTGCTTCCATGGTGGTTCCTGCCGGAATGCACTCGGTCCGGTGGACCGATGCCCTCGACAAAAGATCGGCCTTGAGCGGAAGGGCGCTCTGGGGCCTTGCCGAGATTCCATATTCGAGATATTTTCTCTTATATGGAAGTCCTGTCCGCAGATGACGCCTCCGTCGACCGGCGAATCGCCCAACGGCTGAAGGGCCTGCGGGCCGAACGCGGCTGGTCCCTGGACGAGCTGGCGCGGCGCAGCGCGGTCAGCCGGGCCAGCCTGTCGCGGCTCGAGAACGGGGAGGTGAGCCCGACCGCAAGCGTGCTGGGCAGGCTTTGCGCCGCCTACGGTCTGAGCCTCTCGCGGCTGATGTACTTGGTCGAGGACGGCTTCGCGCCGCTGGTCCGTCGGGAGGCGCAGCCGGTCTGGACGGACCGGGAGAGCGGCTTTCGGCGGCGATCGCTCTCCCCGCCCGCGCAGAGCCTGGCCGGCGAGGCCCTGGCGTGCGAACTCGAGGCGGGCCGCCACATCGCCTACGAGCGCCCGCCGCGGCCGGGGCTGGAGCACCACCTGCACCTGGTCGAGGGCCGGCTGGAGGTGACCGTCGACGGGCGGCGCCACGACCTGCGGCCCGGCGACTGCCTGCGCTACCAGCTCTTCGGCCCCAGCGCTTTCGCCACCCCCGCGGAGAGCGGCGCCAGGTACACCCTCTTCATCGTGTGAGGCGCTATGGCCAGACATCCGGAACCCGAAATCTCGACCTTCACGGCCGACGACATCGTGCGCCACGTCCGCGAGCTCGGCGCGCTCCTCCAGGACTGTGTGCAGGACGGGGCCAGCATCAGCTTCGTGCTGCCCTTCACGACGGAGGAGGCCGAGGCCTTCTGGCGACGGAAGGTGCTGCCGGCGGTCCGCGGCGGCGGTCTCCTGCTCCTGGTCGCGCGCCAGGACGGCGTCATCGCGGGCTCCGTCCAGCTGGACCACGATACGCCGCCCAACCAGCCCCATCGGGCCGAGGTCCGCAAGCTCATGGTCCATCCCGGCTTCCGCCGCCAGGGCCTGGCCAGGGCCTTGATGGTCGAGCTCGAGCGTCTTGCGTTCCGGATGGGGCGGCGCCTGATCACCCTGGACACCCGCACCGGCGATGCGGCCGAGCCGCTCTACGCCTCGCTGGACTACAAGACGGCGGGGATCATCCCGGATTTCTGCCGCGACACCATCGAAGACCGGCTCGATCCGACCACGATCATGTACAAGGCGCTTTGAAGCGGCGGTCTTCCGCTCGGCTCAGGCGCCGGCCGTCGAGGCCCGCGCCGCCGCCCGCCGCCGGTGACGAGCGAAGAGGGCGAGGGCCAGGAGCACGGCCGCCAGGGGCAGGGTCGCGGCGAGATTGATCGCGCCCCAGCCCGCGGTGTTGTGCAGCGCGCCGGCGGAAAGCGCGGTGCAGGCCACGGTGCCCCAGACCAGGAACTCGTTCATCGCCTGGACCTTGGCCTTCTCCTCGGGCCGATAGCTCTCGGTCAGCAAGGTCGTGCCGCCGACGAAGAGGAAGTTCCAGCCGACCCCGAGCAGGACCAGAGCTGCGGCGAAGGTCCAGACGTCGCCGGCGCCCAGGAGGTTCACCGCCGTGCAGCCGAGCATCAGGACGGCGCCGGTGATCAGCACCCGCAGCACGCCGAAGCGCGCGATCACGTGGCCGGTGAAGAAGGAGGGGGCGTACATGCCGAGCACGTGCCATTGGATCACCAGGGCCGCGCTGTCGAAGGGATGGCCCTGGCCGATCATGGCCGGCGGCGTCACCGTCATCACCAGGTTCATGGTGCCGTAGCCGATCAGGGCGCAAAGCACGGCGACGATGAAGACCGGCTGGCGTGCCAGCTCCAGGATCGGCCGTCCGCCCCGGCTGCGTTCCGTGTCACCCGGCTTCGGGATGGTCGTGAATTGCAGAAGCAGCAGGATCACCAGGGACAGCAGGGCGATCATCAGGTAGCCCCCGGCGAAAGGCGCCTCCAGAAGGTCCTTGGAGCGCTTGGCGAGCTCCGGCCCGAGGATCGCGGCGATCACGCCGCCGGCCAGGACCAGGGAAATCGCCCGGCTCCTGAAGGCCTCGTCGGCGACGTCGGCGGCCGCGAAGCGATAGAACATGACTCCCACGGCCGACGCGCCGAAGGGGAGCGAGGTCAGACAGAAGAGCAGGAAGCTTTCGGCCGAGATCGCCCAGGCGCCGAGCAGTCCGGCGAGGATCCCGAGGCCGGCGCTGAGGCTCAGGCCCAGGCGCCGGCCGCGCTGCTTCATCAGGTAGGCGGCCGGCATCGCCAGCAGCATGACCGACACCCACTGCAACGCCAGAGGCAGCGTCGCCAGGCGGACGTCCGGGGCCAGCTTGGCCCCGACCAGCGCGGTGAAGCTCAGCATCAGGGTGGCGCTGCTCATGCCGGCCGCCTGGCACAGGGCCAGCAGAAAGACGTTGCGGCGCCGATGCTTTGCCGCTTCGGCCGGACTCATGGCGGAGGGTCCCTGTACGCAGCTGGGATCTTGGAGGCGCGGCCCTTACCGCCGCGCCGTCCCTGTCCTATCATCCGGGCCGGGTCGGTGGCAAACGCCTCGGCTTGTGGCGCCGCAGGGCTTTAGGGAGCAAGAGGAATGAAGGCCTACGAGATCGTCTCGCCGGAAGGCATCGATGCCCTGGCCCTGCAGGAGCGTCCGCAGTCCGAGCCCGGTCCCGGGCAGATCCTGGTCCGGCTGCGCGCCTCCTCGATCAACTATCGCGACCTGCTCAACGTCCTCGATCCGCCGGCGCGGGGCATCGACTACCCCCGAATCCCCAACTCCGACGGCGCCGGCGAGGTGCTCGAGGTCGGGCCGGGGGTGACCCGCTTCCGGACCGGCGACCGGGTCGCCGGCTGCTTCTTCCAGCGCTGGCCGGCCGGCGGCATCACGCCGGAGGCCATGGCCAGCGCCCTGGGCGGGCCGGTCGACGGCCTGCTGGCGGAAACCGCGGTCCTGGAAGAGGACGGGGCGGTCGCCATCCCCGAGCACCTGTCCTTCGAGGAGGCCGCGACCCTGCCCTGCGCCGCCCTGACCGCCTGGCACATCCTGGTCGAGATGGGCCGGATCAAGGCCGGCGACACGGTGCTGACCCTGGGCACCGGCGGGGTCTCGATCTTCGCCCTTCAGTTCGCCGTCCAGCAGGGCGCCCGGGTCATCGTGACCTCCAGCAGCGACGACAAGCTGGCCCGCGCGCGCGAGCTGGGCGCCTGGCAGACCGTCAATTACCGGAGCACTCCGGACTGGGAGCGGGCGGTCCTGGAGCTGACCAGGGGCCGCGGCGCCGACGTCGTGGTCGAGGTCGGCGGCGCCGGCACCCTGGAGAAGTCGATCCAGGCGGTCCGGGTTGGCGGCCGCATCGGCCTGGTCGGGGTCTTGACCGGCGGCCGGATCGACCCGACCAGCGTGATGCGCAAGTCGATCCGCCTGCAGGGCATCTACGTCGGCAGCCGGGAGATGTTCGAGGCCATGAACCGGGCGATCGCCGCCGGCGGCCTGAGGCCGGTCATCGACCGCGGCTTCGGCTTCGAGGAGGCCCGCGCCGCCTACCACCACATGCGGAGCGGCGGCCACTTCGGCAAGATCGTGATCAAGATTCCATAAACCAACCCGCGGTGAAACAAACCAAAAGGAGTTACGACGATAAAGTCCTGATACCTTAAGGTGAATTTTGGAAGTTGCGGTCTCTACGGCTCATTAATATTTGTCGGTTATTTTCGGGACCCGTCTTAAAGCCAGCGAACAAGCCTTCAGGAGCAGATTATGGATCGTCGCAGCCTTCTGCGCTTCACCGTTGCCGGGGCCGCCGTCGGCATCATCGCGCCGCGTGGCGTCTTGGCCGGTTCCACCGCTTTCAATCCCCTGCGCGCGCCCATAGCCGGCGCTCTCTACTACACCGAGGACGCGCCAGGCCGCTGGAGCAAGAAGGTGAACGGTCACCTGCCGCGCTTCGAGCGCGAGGGGAACATCATCGAAGTCGCTACCGGTCACGAGATGAACGGCTTCGAGCACTACATCGTCAAGCATCAGGTCTTCGACCGGGACTTCAAGCTGATCGCCGAGAAGATGTTCAATCCGGCCACCGACGCGCCGGTCTCGCGCCACGACATCTCGGGCCACGGCGGCCGCGTCTATGCGCTCAGCTTTTGCAACAAGCACGACGCCTGGCTGAACGCCCTGGACGTCTGACGCCTGCTGAAGCTTCTGCCGAGCAATGCGCCGGGTCTCCTGCCTGTCTTGAGTGGGAGGTCCGGCGCAAGCACTTGACAATGGATAAAAATTTGCGGTCATAGTCCTGCTCCCTGCACCACCCGGGAGCCTGCCATGACCGACCCGACCCTAGCTTTCTACGCCACTCAGTCCGCTCACTCCGACCCGCAAGACTTTGCCCGGCTCATCGCCGCCGCGCCCGCCGATTGGGCCGGTCTCTGCCGATGGGTGCAAAACCTCGTCTTCCACATCTACGATGCCAGCGAGCTGGATCCGCCCCTGCCGGCCGAACGGCAGCAGGATCGCCGGGCCCGCCGCGTCTCGGAGATCCTGGAGCGAATCGGCGACGCAGGCCCTGGAGACCTCGGAAGGCCGCGGGCGCCGCAGCAGCGCTTCTCCGGGACCTGCCGAGACTTTGCCCTGCTGACCTGCAGCCTGCTTCGGCATCAGGCGGTTCCGGCCCGGCTCCGGGTCGGCTTCGCCGGCTACTTCAATGCGCCGCGTTTCGAGGACCACTGGCTCTGTGAGGCCTGGGACTCGAATCAAGGGCGCTGGCGGCTTCTTGACGCTCAGCTTGGCCCGGAAGACCGGCGGCGTTTCCAGGTGGCTTTCGATCCTTTGGACGTGCCTCGCGATGCCTTCCTCACCGCGGGGGCGGCGTGGCAGTCTCTGCGCACGGGAGACAGGGAGGCAAAGCGCTTCGGCGTCTCCTTCGTCGGGATCGAGGGGGCCTGGTTCGTGGCGAGCAGCCTGTTCCGCGACCTGGCGGCCCTCAACAAAGTGGAGCTGGAGCCCTGGGACTACTGGTCGCATACGCTCGCGATCTCGGAACGCCATGAGGTGCCTGAGGGCCTGGAGCCGCTCCTCGACGAGATCGCCGCGGCGCTGGCGGCGGACCCGATCGACTTCGATGCCGTTCGGCAGTTGTATGCGCGGCCGGACCTGGGCGTGCCGGGCGAGGTGGTCTGCTATCCCTCCGGCGAACTGGAGCGGGCCCGGGTCTTCTAGTCGTTCCGCCGTTCTTGCTTCGAGCAGAGGCTAGCGACATGTCGCTTCCGGGTGTCTAGATTGGAGAATCGCGGTGTCGTCATTCCTGGTACAAACCGGTCCGTAGGCATGTCGGAGAACACCAACCATCAGGTCCTGCTGGTCGCACGCCCGGAGGGCGGGGTGCGGGAGGACTGCTTCCGACTGGAGGCTGCGCCACGGCCCGAGCCCGGGCCGGGGCAGCTGCTGGTCCGGGTGATTTACCTCTCGCTCGACCCGGCCATGCGGGGCTGGATCTCCGAGGCGCCGAACTACCGTGAGGCGCTGCCCTTGGGCTCGGTCATGACCGGCTTCACCGTGGGCGAGGTGGCGGCCTCCCGGCATCCCGACTACGCCGTGGGCGATGTCGTCCTGGGCCGCCAGGGCTGGCGGGAATGGGCGGTCTCGGACGGCAGCGACGTCCACCGCAAGCTCGATCCGGCCGAGGCGCCGATCTCGACCGCGCTTCACGTTCTGGGGCACACTGGTCTCACCGCCTATCTCGGGCTGACCGAGGTCGGCCGGCCGGCGGCCGGGGAAACGGTTATGGTCTCGACCGCGGCCGGCGCGGTCGGCTCCATGGTCGGGCAGATCGCGAAGCTCAAGGGCTGTCGCAGCGTGGGCCTGACCGGATCGGACGAGAAGGTGGCGCGCTGCCGCACCGACTTCGGCTACGACGCGGCGATCAACTACAAGACGGCGGCCGACCTCGAGGCCGCGATCGCTGCGGCCTGTCCCGACGGCATCGACGTCTATTTCGACAACGTCGGCGGCCCGATCTCCGACGCCGTGCTGGAGCGGATCAACGTCGGCGCCCGCATCATCGTCTGCGGCACCATGGGCATCCCGGACGGCGGGCCGGACGATCCGCCGCCCCTGGGCCCGCGGCCCAACCGCCAGCTGCTGATCAGGCGGGCGCGGATGGAGGGCTTCCTGGTGCTCGACCACCTGGCCAGCCTGGACCGCCTGCCGGCCGAGCTGGTCGCCTGGGTCCGGGACGGAAAGCTCGGTTATCGGGAGGACAGGGTGCAGGGCCTGGAGAACGCGGCTTCGGCGCTTCTGCGCCTTCTTTCCGGCCAAAACCTCGGCAAGATGATCGTCCAGGTCGCCGCCGACCCGACACTTTCCGAGGGTTAGCCCTTCGCGCGCATGCTTTCGGTCGAGCACCTCTCCTACGACTACCCCGGCACCCGCGCGCTGCAGGACGTGTCCTTCGGTCTGACGCCGCAGAGCATCACCGCCCTGGTCGGCCCCAACGGCGCCGGCAAGACCACCCTCTTGCGCTGCATGGCGGCCCTGGCCGAGCCGATCGCCGGCCGCGTGCTCCTGGAAGGGCAGGACGTTCACGAGGAGCCGCGCGAGAGCCACAAGGCCATGGGCTACCTCTCGGACTTCTTCGGCCTCTACGACCACCTGACCGTGCAGCAGTGCCTGCGCCATCGGGCGGCCGCCCAGGGCGTCGCGTCCGGGCGCCGGGCCGAACTGGTCGCGCGGGCGGCACAGCGCACGGACCTCGACGACCGTCTGAGGCAGCCGGCCGGCGCCCTGTCGCGCGGCCTGCGCCAGCGCCTGGCGATCGCCCAGGCGATCCTCCACGAACCGCGATTCCTCCTGCTCGACGAGCCGGCCTCGGGGCTGGATCCCGAGGCGCGGCAGCGGCTCTCGGAGCTGCTGCTCAAGCTGCGCGACGAGGGCATGACCCTGATCGTCTCCTCGCACATCCTGGCCGAGCTGCGAGACTACTCCAGCCACATGCTGATCCTGCGCGACGGCCGCCTGGTGCATCACGGCCCGGTCGCCGGCGAGGCCGAGGCGGACGCTCGTGTGGCGGTGGTGATCGATCTCTCGGCGCCCGCGCCACGCTTCGCGGAGCTGCTGGCCGCCGGCGCGGGGGTGACGGTTCTGAGCTGCAGCGAGACCAGCGCCCGAGTCCTGCTGGCGGAAGCGCCGGCCACGCGCGAAGCTCTGCTGCGGCACCTGGTCGAGGCCGGTCTGCCGGTCTGCGGCTTCAAGGTCGAGCGGAGCGACCTGCAGGATGCCTACATGGCGCAGGTCAAGGAGGCCGGCGGTGCAGCTTAACCCCGAGTTTCGCCGCTACCTCTGGCTCGAAATGAGTCCGCAGCGACTGATCGCGATGCCGGCGATCCTGGGGGCGATTTTCCTGCTTCTCTGGCTCAGCGGTCGCGATACGGCGGCCTTCGGCGACTGGAGCCTCGGCATCTACCTGCTGCTGGTCCTGCTCTGGGGCACGCGCCTGGCCGCCTCCGCCGTGGTCTCCGAGGTCCGCGCCAGGACCTGGGATTGGCAGCGCATGTCGGCCGTGCGGCCCTGGCAGATGACCTGGGGCAAGCTCTTCGGCTCCACGGTTTTCGTTTGGTTCGGTGCCTTGATCTGCCTCGGCGTCTTCGCCCTCGAGCTGCTCCTGAGCGGACAGGGCGCAGAGCTTCCGCGGAGGGTCTTTCTCGTCCTGGCCGTCGCGGTCCTGGCCCATGCGGTCAGCCTGGCGACCAGCCTGCTGTGGCTGCGCCGGCGTGA includes these proteins:
- a CDS encoding NAD(P)/FAD-dependent oxidoreductase, yielding MRRYDLTIVGGGFAGLVCARVAAQRGLRVAVLEAKPDAGARPHTTGIMVKEAADEVDIPARLTRRIRGVRLYAPSGRHLDLFAPGYYFLASDTPGLLRWLAAEAQRAGAEVFYDLRFEGAAPCGAGWRLAAPPIETRFLIGADGARSRVAETLGLGRNRHFLTGLEAELPEAPAVAPAFLHCFLDSRLAPGYLAWIVAGVGITQVGLAATAGRKPDLGGFLARHGPRFGLEGRTPLARRAGVIPAGGPVRPLWRPGALLVGDAAGLASPMTGGGIQLAYRFGRRAAQVVSDHLLDGGGEPGRVLAAELPRFRLKRRLRRALDLAPPNLLVEAALRLGVTRRLAQQIFFHRRGSSDPEAYRRFLESQAHDPVLQEAGARPATDG
- the gabD gene encoding NADP-dependent succinate-semialdehyde dehydrogenase — protein: MPSEAHARIESGAPALTDPDLFRELCYIDGQWVGAESGETQEVNNPASGDVMGTVPKMGAEETRRAIEAAERAWPAWRAKTAKERAAVLRRWYELMTENQDDLAVLMTMEQGKPLAEAKGEIAYGASFIEWFAEEGKRIYGDTIPQHQPDKRIVVIKQPVGVVATITPWNFPNAMITRKCGPALAAGCPVVVKPASQTPYSALALAELAERAGLPKGVLNVVTGSASAIGEEMTSNPIVRKLSFTGSTEIGKLLMQQSAATVKKVSMELGGNAPFIVFDDADLDAAVEGAILCKFRNTGQTCVCANRILVQESVYDAFAEKLAAAVAKLKVGNGLEAGISQGPLIDLAALEKVEEHVADATEKGARVVSGGQRHALGGTFYEPTILAEVTTEMKVTKEETFGPVAPLFRFKTEEEAVAMANDTEFGLAAYFYARDLGRVWRVGEALESGIVGINTGIISTEVAPFGGVKESGVGREGSHYGMDEFLEVKYLCMGGV
- a CDS encoding XRE family transcriptional regulator; protein product: MEVLSADDASVDRRIAQRLKGLRAERGWSLDELARRSAVSRASLSRLENGEVSPTASVLGRLCAAYGLSLSRLMYLVEDGFAPLVRREAQPVWTDRESGFRRRSLSPPAQSLAGEALACELEAGRHIAYERPPRPGLEHHLHLVEGRLEVTVDGRRHDLRPGDCLRYQLFGPSAFATPAESGARYTLFIV
- a CDS encoding GNAT family N-acetyltransferase produces the protein MARHPEPEISTFTADDIVRHVRELGALLQDCVQDGASISFVLPFTTEEAEAFWRRKVLPAVRGGGLLLLVARQDGVIAGSVQLDHDTPPNQPHRAEVRKLMVHPGFRRQGLARALMVELERLAFRMGRRLITLDTRTGDAAEPLYASLDYKTAGIIPDFCRDTIEDRLDPTTIMYKAL
- a CDS encoding MFS transporter, whose product is MSPAEAAKHRRRNVFLLALCQAAGMSSATLMLSFTALVGAKLAPDVRLATLPLALQWVSVMLLAMPAAYLMKQRGRRLGLSLSAGLGILAGLLGAWAISAESFLLFCLTSLPFGASAVGVMFYRFAAADVADEAFRSRAISLVLAGGVIAAILGPELAKRSKDLLEAPFAGGYLMIALLSLVILLLLQFTTIPKPGDTERSRGGRPILELARQPVFIVAVLCALIGYGTMNLVMTVTPPAMIGQGHPFDSAALVIQWHVLGMYAPSFFTGHVIARFGVLRVLITGAVLMLGCTAVNLLGAGDVWTFAAALVLLGVGWNFLFVGGTTLLTESYRPEEKAKVQAMNEFLVWGTVACTALSAGALHNTAGWGAINLAATLPLAAVLLALALFARHRRRAAARASTAGA
- a CDS encoding NAD(P)-dependent alcohol dehydrogenase, whose amino-acid sequence is MKAYEIVSPEGIDALALQERPQSEPGPGQILVRLRASSINYRDLLNVLDPPARGIDYPRIPNSDGAGEVLEVGPGVTRFRTGDRVAGCFFQRWPAGGITPEAMASALGGPVDGLLAETAVLEEDGAVAIPEHLSFEEAATLPCAALTAWHILVEMGRIKAGDTVLTLGTGGVSIFALQFAVQQGARVIVTSSSDDKLARARELGAWQTVNYRSTPDWERAVLELTRGRGADVVVEVGGAGTLEKSIQAVRVGGRIGLVGVLTGGRIDPTSVMRKSIRLQGIYVGSREMFEAMNRAIAAGGLRPVIDRGFGFEEARAAYHHMRSGGHFGKIVIKIP
- a CDS encoding transglutaminase-like domain-containing protein → MTDPTLAFYATQSAHSDPQDFARLIAAAPADWAGLCRWVQNLVFHIYDASELDPPLPAERQQDRRARRVSEILERIGDAGPGDLGRPRAPQQRFSGTCRDFALLTCSLLRHQAVPARLRVGFAGYFNAPRFEDHWLCEAWDSNQGRWRLLDAQLGPEDRRRFQVAFDPLDVPRDAFLTAGAAWQSLRTGDREAKRFGVSFVGIEGAWFVASSLFRDLAALNKVELEPWDYWSHTLAISERHEVPEGLEPLLDEIAAALAADPIDFDAVRQLYARPDLGVPGEVVCYPSGELERARVF
- a CDS encoding NADP-dependent oxidoreductase; its protein translation is MSENTNHQVLLVARPEGGVREDCFRLEAAPRPEPGPGQLLVRVIYLSLDPAMRGWISEAPNYREALPLGSVMTGFTVGEVAASRHPDYAVGDVVLGRQGWREWAVSDGSDVHRKLDPAEAPISTALHVLGHTGLTAYLGLTEVGRPAAGETVMVSTAAGAVGSMVGQIAKLKGCRSVGLTGSDEKVARCRTDFGYDAAINYKTAADLEAAIAAACPDGIDVYFDNVGGPISDAVLERINVGARIIVCGTMGIPDGGPDDPPPLGPRPNRQLLIRRARMEGFLVLDHLASLDRLPAELVAWVRDGKLGYREDRVQGLENAASALLRLLSGQNLGKMIVQVAADPTLSEG
- a CDS encoding ABC transporter ATP-binding protein, yielding MLSVEHLSYDYPGTRALQDVSFGLTPQSITALVGPNGAGKTTLLRCMAALAEPIAGRVLLEGQDVHEEPRESHKAMGYLSDFFGLYDHLTVQQCLRHRAAAQGVASGRRAELVARAAQRTDLDDRLRQPAGALSRGLRQRLAIAQAILHEPRFLLLDEPASGLDPEARQRLSELLLKLRDEGMTLIVSSHILAELRDYSSHMLILRDGRLVHHGPVAGEAEADARVAVVIDLSAPAPRFAELLAAGAGVTVLSCSETSARVLLAEAPATREALLRHLVEAGLPVCGFKVERSDLQDAYMAQVKEAGGAA